Proteins co-encoded in one Acidovorax sp. 69 genomic window:
- a CDS encoding alpha/beta fold hydrolase produces the protein MNTRLLVQRRAFLLAGAIASLTLAGCATRSPSLAEAPPIVFVHGNGDTAALWQTTAWRFESNGWPRERLHAIDVPYPLSRDDDAKPQPGRTSAAEHMAYLKAEVEKVLKATGASQVVLVGNSRGGNAIRNYIYNGGGDKTVSHAILGGTPNHGVWAIPGFREGNEFSGTGPFLKGLNAPKNAAGDEVSGPVKWMTIRSDNNDKFAQPDGLWIGQKGTPTHVTASGPELKGATNVVIPRIDHRETSYSPAAFEATYRFITGKTPERTAIAAEKTVVLNGKVTGLGVDSADPKTGNFSNNLPLAGAQLEVYGTDAATGARSGNALLRKTVGTDGQWGPLTVPPGSPIEFVITAPGYATTHVYRSGFPRSSDIIHLRPERIADADRTAESIVTLTRPRGYLDPARDKMMLDGTAPAGVPAGAGAASAKIKPSGGVRTVSAEFNGERVTGQTWPAAQGHVVMLEISQ, from the coding sequence ATGAACACACGCCTCCTTGTGCAGCGCCGCGCCTTCCTTTTGGCCGGCGCTATCGCCAGCCTGACCCTGGCCGGCTGCGCCACCCGCAGCCCCAGCCTGGCCGAGGCCCCGCCCATCGTCTTCGTCCATGGCAACGGCGACACCGCAGCGCTGTGGCAAACCACGGCGTGGCGATTCGAGTCCAACGGCTGGCCGCGCGAACGCCTGCACGCCATCGACGTGCCCTACCCGCTGTCGCGCGACGACGATGCCAAGCCACAACCCGGCCGCACCTCGGCAGCGGAACACATGGCCTACTTGAAGGCCGAGGTTGAGAAAGTGCTCAAAGCCACCGGCGCCAGCCAGGTCGTTTTGGTGGGCAACTCGCGCGGCGGCAATGCCATCCGCAACTACATCTACAACGGCGGCGGTGACAAGACGGTGAGCCACGCCATCCTGGGCGGCACGCCCAACCATGGTGTCTGGGCCATTCCAGGATTCCGTGAAGGCAATGAGTTTTCGGGCACGGGGCCGTTCCTGAAGGGGCTGAACGCGCCCAAGAATGCGGCGGGCGACGAAGTGAGCGGCCCGGTGAAATGGATGACCATTCGCTCGGACAACAACGACAAGTTCGCGCAGCCCGATGGGCTGTGGATCGGCCAGAAAGGCACGCCCACCCACGTGACGGCATCAGGCCCCGAGCTGAAAGGCGCCACCAACGTGGTGATTCCCCGCATCGACCACCGCGAGACGTCGTATTCGCCCGCCGCGTTCGAGGCCACGTACCGTTTCATCACCGGCAAGACCCCGGAACGCACAGCAATCGCCGCCGAGAAAACGGTGGTGCTGAATGGCAAGGTCACCGGCCTGGGCGTGGACTCCGCAGACCCCAAAACTGGCAACTTCAGCAACAACCTGCCCCTGGCGGGGGCGCAGCTGGAGGTGTATGGCACCGACGCGGCCACCGGCGCCCGCTCCGGCAACGCCCTGCTGCGCAAAACCGTGGGTACAGATGGCCAATGGGGCCCGCTGACGGTACCCCCTGGCTCCCCCATCGAGTTCGTGATCACCGCCCCCGGCTACGCCACCACCCATGTCTATCGCAGTGGTTTCCCGCGCAGCAGTGACATCATCCACCTGCGCCCCGAACGCATCGCCGATGCGGACAGAACGGCCGAATCCATCGTCACCCTGACCCGTCCCCGGGGCTACCTGGACCCAGCGCGCGACAAGATGATGCTGGATGGCACAGCGCCCGCCGGGGTGCCTGCCGGTGCAGGCGCCGCCAGTGCCAAGATCAAACCCAGCGGCGGCGTGCGGACCGTCAGTGCCGAGTTCAACGGTGAAAGGGTCACAGGCCAGACTTGGCCTGCTGCACAAGGGCATGTGGTGATGCTGGAGATCAGTCAGTAA
- a CDS encoding DUF3617 family protein, with product MKTYVVLALAVVVHQAAWAQSVPTRKAGLWEVSIRAEGEAEALALKVLQCTDRASDALTLMSIAPGQENCRKPVVERLKTKGYRIRTACVVHEQRVNTVMDLRGDVTSRYEGRLETRYPTMASQTPSPKLFEGRWLGECRAGMRPGDMLLPNGVTVNVVDDRRRAEINQDHKGHKH from the coding sequence ATGAAAACGTATGTCGTCTTGGCCTTGGCCGTTGTGGTGCACCAGGCAGCATGGGCACAGAGTGTGCCCACACGCAAGGCTGGGTTGTGGGAGGTGTCGATCCGCGCGGAAGGAGAAGCAGAAGCACTTGCGCTCAAAGTGTTGCAGTGCACGGACCGTGCGTCCGACGCGTTGACACTGATGTCCATTGCGCCCGGGCAGGAAAACTGCCGCAAGCCTGTTGTCGAGAGGCTGAAAACAAAAGGTTATCGCATCCGTACCGCATGTGTCGTGCACGAGCAACGTGTAAACACCGTCATGGATCTGAGGGGCGATGTGACATCGCGCTATGAAGGACGTTTGGAAACTCGCTACCCCACTATGGCATCCCAAACGCCAAGTCCCAAGCTGTTTGAGGGCAGGTGGCTGGGCGAGTGCCGCGCGGGAATGCGACCCGGCGATATGTTGTTGCCCAACGGTGTCACGGTGAACGTGGTCGATGACCGCAGGCGCGCAGAGATCAATCAGGACCATAAGGGACACAAGCACTGA